A window of Hymenobacter aerilatus contains these coding sequences:
- a CDS encoding O-antigen ligase family protein — protein MSRLLQLLRPADQLQRVFVLFLLLLLPGGVLALLAGSPLWLLPALAVLAGAVFAVEWRLLYYAFLCTLPFSYEISGLVGGLSLDMPSEPLMLLLLGNVGLTLLLHPGALPRREWRHPLLLLLALGYGWAILTMLSSVDVVKSVKFLLAKLWYVGPFLFGTLLLLTRPDRVWRIGALYLGGVCFTVAYTLVRHATRGFSFDTINWAIQPFYLNHVIYATVLALLLPYALYGMRAAGRSRTRWLWGAATLVLFLGLLGSFTRASLLSVPVAALYYFVIRYRLTRLMLVGVVVGTIGLTYYLVHDNTYLQYAPNFERTVFNGQDFEKHLEATYKLEDMSGMERVYRWVAAGHMVADRPWMGSGPSTFYPEYKRYTVWSFHTYVSRNPERSTTHNYFLLLMAEQGVPGFLLFTLLVGATLLLCERLYHRSRLPAQRYIVLASSLSFLIIVFHLLLNELVETDKVGSFFFINMAILIRMQTWLENEVESDE, from the coding sequence ATGAGTCGTTTGTTGCAGTTGCTGCGCCCTGCCGACCAACTTCAGCGCGTCTTTGTGCTGTTTTTGCTGCTGCTGCTGCCGGGGGGCGTACTGGCGCTGCTGGCCGGCTCTCCTCTGTGGCTACTCCCCGCGCTGGCCGTACTAGCGGGCGCGGTTTTTGCGGTGGAGTGGCGCCTGCTGTATTATGCGTTCCTATGTACGCTCCCTTTCTCGTATGAAATCAGTGGCCTAGTTGGCGGCCTCAGCCTCGACATGCCTTCTGAGCCCCTCATGCTGCTCCTGTTGGGCAACGTGGGCCTCACGCTGTTGCTGCACCCTGGCGCCCTACCCCGCCGGGAGTGGCGCCACCCGCTACTGCTGCTGCTGGCGCTAGGCTACGGCTGGGCTATCCTGACGATGCTTTCGTCGGTGGATGTAGTGAAGTCAGTGAAGTTTCTGCTGGCCAAGCTGTGGTACGTGGGGCCGTTCTTGTTTGGCACCCTCCTGCTGCTTACTCGCCCCGACCGGGTGTGGCGCATTGGCGCGCTTTATCTGGGCGGCGTGTGCTTCACGGTTGCATACACGCTGGTACGCCACGCCACGCGGGGCTTTTCGTTTGATACCATTAACTGGGCTATTCAGCCCTTTTATCTCAATCACGTTATCTACGCCACAGTGCTGGCACTGCTGCTACCGTACGCGTTGTATGGTATGCGTGCGGCGGGCCGCAGCCGTACGCGCTGGCTCTGGGGAGCGGCTACGCTCGTGCTTTTTCTTGGGTTGCTGGGGTCTTTTACGCGGGCGTCGCTCTTGTCGGTGCCCGTCGCGGCACTGTACTACTTCGTCATCCGCTACCGCCTCACCCGGCTGATGCTGGTAGGGGTAGTGGTGGGTACCATCGGCCTAACCTACTACCTGGTGCATGATAATACCTACTTGCAGTACGCCCCTAATTTTGAGCGTACTGTCTTCAACGGGCAGGATTTCGAAAAGCACCTGGAGGCCACCTACAAGCTCGAAGATATGTCGGGGATGGAGCGTGTGTACCGCTGGGTGGCAGCCGGCCACATGGTAGCCGACCGCCCCTGGATGGGCAGCGGCCCCAGCACGTTCTACCCCGAGTACAAGCGCTACACCGTCTGGAGCTTTCATACCTACGTCAGTCGCAACCCCGAGCGCTCTACCACGCACAACTACTTCTTGCTGCTGATGGCGGAGCAAGGCGTTCCGGGTTTCCTGCTTTTTACGCTGTTGGTTGGCGCTACACTGCTTCTCTGTGAGCGACTATATCACCGCAGCCGATTGCCCGCGCAGCGCTACATTGTGCTGGCCAGCAGCTTGTCCTTTCTCATCATCGTCTTCCACCTACTACTGAACGAATTGGTAGAAACTGATAAAGTCGGCTCCTTCTTTTTCATCAATATGGCCATCCTGATTCGGATGCAGACGTGGTTGGAGAATGAAGTGGAAAGCGATGAGTGA
- a CDS encoding oligosaccharide flippase family protein — protein sequence MSFVLLLNLLVKPGWLVVENLVQNQVGHAEYGLFAALLNLALITSVLADLGLAQHTTKRIASAPEYLAEYFPTVLPLKVALSGLFLGGTLLVGWLLGYRGHTLVLLGLATGIVLLTQFTAFLRGALQGYQRFNIDAVLSVLDKATAILLLLGGLSLGVALTLDGYVIVRAGATLLTFVTLYALLTRLYGRVPYRPRWSQARTVLRESLPLAAIALVYGLNERVDGLMLERLVSAREAGYYAGAYRWVDAVMMYLWTVLPLFFAKFAHATARRDEQQTLLWFGQRIVTVPLLLVCAFVLFRGEVLFWQFTRSTPAELVRMTWCLKLLFLNVLVHAFFAIYSTLLTSTGQEQPVSWLVAGSTLLNISLNLLLLPRYGALAAAADTLLCALFVSGGYLWLVTRRTGVAVPWATLARLLLAFGLLCAAWWGLRWWLNTWWLEAGLASGLFVGILFLTGNVRVAELRQLLQRK from the coding sequence ATCAGCTTTGTCTTGCTGTTGAACCTACTGGTAAAGCCAGGGTGGCTAGTGGTCGAAAACCTTGTGCAAAACCAGGTGGGGCACGCTGAGTACGGGCTGTTTGCAGCCCTGCTCAATCTGGCCCTGATTACGTCGGTACTGGCCGATCTGGGGCTGGCACAACACACGACCAAGCGCATTGCTTCGGCACCCGAGTACCTGGCCGAGTATTTTCCTACCGTGCTGCCACTCAAAGTAGCGCTATCCGGTTTGTTTTTGGGAGGTACCCTGCTTGTCGGCTGGCTGTTGGGCTATCGGGGCCATACGCTTGTATTGCTTGGATTAGCCACCGGTATTGTGCTGCTGACGCAGTTTACTGCCTTCCTGCGAGGAGCACTGCAAGGGTACCAGCGCTTTAATATAGATGCAGTGCTGTCGGTACTGGACAAGGCCACGGCTATACTATTGCTGCTTGGTGGGCTAAGTCTTGGTGTCGCACTGACGTTGGATGGTTACGTGATAGTGCGGGCCGGTGCTACCCTGCTTACGTTTGTAACACTCTACGCGCTACTCACCCGACTCTACGGGCGCGTGCCATACCGACCGCGCTGGTCGCAAGCCCGCACAGTGCTGCGGGAGAGCCTGCCGCTGGCTGCTATTGCGCTGGTATATGGCCTCAACGAGCGGGTAGACGGGCTGATGCTGGAACGGCTGGTCTCGGCGAGGGAGGCGGGCTACTATGCCGGCGCCTACCGGTGGGTAGACGCTGTGATGATGTACCTGTGGACGGTGCTGCCGCTGTTCTTTGCCAAGTTTGCCCACGCCACTGCCCGCCGCGACGAGCAACAAACGCTACTCTGGTTTGGGCAGCGCATCGTAACGGTGCCGCTGCTGCTGGTGTGCGCGTTTGTGCTGTTTCGGGGCGAGGTGCTATTCTGGCAGTTCACGCGCAGCACGCCCGCCGAGCTGGTGCGCATGACGTGGTGCCTGAAGCTACTGTTTCTGAATGTGCTGGTGCACGCGTTCTTTGCCATCTACAGCACCCTGCTTACGAGCACCGGGCAGGAGCAACCTGTGAGCTGGCTGGTGGCGGGAAGCACGCTACTCAATATCAGCCTGAACCTGTTGCTGCTACCCCGCTACGGCGCTCTGGCCGCCGCCGCAGATACGCTGCTGTGTGCGCTGTTTGTATCGGGCGGGTATTTGTGGCTGGTGACGCGCCGGACCGGGGTAGCCGTGCCCTGGGCTACGCTGGCACGGCTGCTGCTTGCTTTCGGGCTGCTGTGCGCCGCATGGTGGGGCCTGCGTTGGTGGCTGAATACCTGGTGGCTGGAAGCAGGGCTGGCAAGCGGCTTGTTCGTGGGCATCCTGTTTCTGACCGGCAACGTGCGCGTAGCCGAGCTGCGACAGTTGTTGCAACGTAAATAA